CACCTGTTGTGTTGTTTTCATTAAATATGGCATTACTTCATTCTCACTTTAAGACAGGGTTCTGTTATTTACAGGTTTACCCTAAGTTCCTCAATATAAAGTCTCCCATCTGATTGCTTTAGTTCTCTGTCTGTTCTTTACATTTATTCACttaggagttatgtgaccatataaaatcacaaaaCACGGTTTCTTCCACACTTGACTTACTTCGCTCTGGGTGCATCCAATCCTCAGCTGCCCTCAAGTCAGCCAAATTGTTCAGTCTTTGAAAAGCAGGGTATGAAGCACACCGATGGTAAGTGGTGTGTGGAAGAAACCGTGTTTtgacctgaggaaggggttgttcccctgaAAGCTTGTGTAATAATTTTCTGCTGAATGAAATGTTTTAAGGCAATGCCAATGGATGTTGTGCTTCATACCCTGTTtttcaaatacatataaaatcacAAGCCAGTGGGCCAAGTGCTATTATACAGGTCACTTAACTCTTAATttttattgtgattgctactgGTGGGGGTAATTAGAGCATGATCTGACACTGAGGTCAAAGATGAGAGACAGCTACACAGGAGGCTGAGCATGGGAATTTGAAGTTGGCCACTGATGTAGGAATGCCCTGTTTATAACAAAAGTAACAGTTAGATCCCATGGCAAAATTACCAAACTAAATATgttttgtatgcatttatatGCACTTTGAATTATGGCAGATATATAGCTGCAGATATTTAGCTGCCTAGGACACAGATATAGGATGGTGCTGAGGAGGAACCTGTTATGCCAACCCCTAGACTGGACATTGCACTAGGCTTTCATGTGAATGCTATTATTGCACATGTAATTCACTACCATGTATGTATGTGCAGTAATGAATGTGTTAAGGATGGATGGGTTGGCTAGGGTGTCTAGGTGGCCTGGCCTACCACTGTTTTGAATGTTTCATtgttgtaataaaagtttttcttttctttttagattaTGGAAATTATATTTCCCTCACTGTTTTTCTTCCatttaagaaagaaaagaatggaaaaagtcgATAAGCCTTTTAATAATGGAAAGCAAGTTAAAAGGCGCAAATGCCAGAAGATAAAAATGTTTCGTGACCGAGTGACGCTGGTGGACCTAACGGACACTGAGATTAAGGATCGATACAGGCTAAACACTGTGGAGATTCTATCGCTGTATGATGTGCTGAAAGTGAATTTGTGCAAGCCAACTAAAAGATCTCACGCCATCCCTGGCCTTGTACGTTTGCTGTTGgcattaaatttttttgcaaaaggtgaCTTTCAAAGTTGCATAGCAGTGATTGGCGGTGTGTCTCAAAGCTCTTGCAGCCGCTCATTGGATGAAGTTTTGAAAGCAATTATGTTAGTTTATAAATCGTATGTCTACTTTCCTTCTGACAGCAGTTATTTGaatacagttaaaggaaaattttATGAGATTGGCGGATTTCCTAACATTGTGGGAATTATAGATTGTACACACATTACACTATGCCCACCTGCTGACCTGGAGCACATTTACAGAAATCGGAAGAGCTCCCACAGCATTAATGTCCAGCTTGTGTGTTCCTTTAATCTAAAATTTGTGGATATAGTTGCTAAATTCCCAGGCTCTTCTCACGATTCGTATATCTTGTCAAATTCATCTTTGTCTGAACGTTTTCAACAGGGCGAATTCAAAGATTCGTGGCtattaggtaaaaaaaatttaatttctttaacaCATGAAACTGATCACTGtttaaacatttgtgaaaaatttcatttatggttaaaatgtttaaaatatcagTATTAGCATTGTCTTCAAAAACATATATGTAAACT
This sequence is a window from Xenopus laevis strain J_2021 chromosome 7S, Xenopus_laevis_v10.1, whole genome shotgun sequence. Protein-coding genes within it:
- the LOC121396292 gene encoding putative nuclease HARBI1 isoform X1, whose product is MLFMSYWLGITGLGNGANMSWGPRGGYKNVVILSGSCGIRMLWCAFLKLCTLQFSHCRMLAIDLHSYVCIHCFFVLLSILDFLFRFPGFDLGLFLDTVACCLTRPLACLLDSVFACRFFSSQIMEIIFPSLFFFHLRKKRMEKVDKPFNNGKQVKRRKCQKIKMFRDRVTLVDLTDTEIKDRYRLNTVEILSLYDVLKVNLCKPTKRSHAIPGLVRLLLALNFFAKGDFQSCIAVIGGVSQSSCSRSLDEVLKAIMLVYKSYVYFPSDSSYLNTVKGKFYEIGGFPNIVGIIDCTHITLCPPADLEHIYRNRKSSHSINVQLVCSFNLKFVDIVAKFPGSSHDSYILSNSSLSERFQQGEFKDSWLLGDCGYPLKTWLMTPVWRPKNAKEKNYNRVHATTRCIIERAFGILKSKFRCLDITGGSLLYSPEKVCYIVVACVVLHNIIIQRVQNDVCEIQPACEENTDLQMHVDQNEAIITRNDLIQRFF
- the LOC121396292 gene encoding putative nuclease HARBI1 isoform X2, coding for MEIIFPSLFFFHLRKKRMEKVDKPFNNGKQVKRRKCQKIKMFRDRVTLVDLTDTEIKDRYRLNTVEILSLYDVLKVNLCKPTKRSHAIPGLVRLLLALNFFAKGDFQSCIAVIGGVSQSSCSRSLDEVLKAIMLVYKSYVYFPSDSSYLNTVKGKFYEIGGFPNIVGIIDCTHITLCPPADLEHIYRNRKSSHSINVQLVCSFNLKFVDIVAKFPGSSHDSYILSNSSLSERFQQGEFKDSWLLGDCGYPLKTWLMTPVWRPKNAKEKNYNRVHATTRCIIERAFGILKSKFRCLDITGGSLLYSPEKVCYIVVACVVLHNIIIQRVQNDVCEIQPACEENTDLQMHVDQNEAIITRNDLIQRFF